In Marinobacter salsuginis, one DNA window encodes the following:
- a CDS encoding universal stress protein, whose protein sequence is MYSKILVPVDLAHTDKMVKALNTSIDIAKHYNATLCYVSVTNSTPGAAAHNPKELAEKLSVFAEEQGKSHGIDTDSMVIESADTAVELDDKLLEAIKTTGTDLVVMASHPPGIGDRLHILHSNGANIVKHSDISVFVVR, encoded by the coding sequence ATGTACAGCAAGATACTCGTTCCGGTCGACCTCGCCCATACCGATAAAATGGTCAAGGCGCTCAATACCTCCATTGATATTGCCAAACACTACAACGCCACCCTGTGCTACGTAAGCGTGACAAACAGCACCCCGGGAGCGGCTGCCCATAACCCGAAAGAGCTTGCCGAGAAGCTGAGTGTGTTCGCGGAAGAGCAGGGGAAATCCCATGGGATCGACACCGACAGCATGGTGATTGAATCTGCTGATACGGCCGTAGAGCTTGATGACAAGTTGCTTGAGGCGATCAAAACAACCGGCACTGACCTGGTGGTGATGGCCTCACATCCTCCGGGAATTGGCGACCGGCTACACATTCTCCACTCGAACGGCGCCAATATCGTCAA